A part of Pararhizobium sp. A13 genomic DNA contains:
- a CDS encoding arginine deiminase family protein codes for MTAYGSQEMSANLMRVLMRRPGASLASADPAKWHYGPTFDGEKAVRQYHEFASLVEKSGAEILWLEDKGDGLADAMFTHDPSLMSDHGAILLRMGKPLREKETALHEAAYKKAGIPILGRIESPGTVEGGDCIWLDAETLIVGRGVRTNEEGIAQLSEILEPLGITVLGYDLPLWHGEEACLHLMSVMSPLSRDLALVFAPLLPASFYQLLKEWGITLIEAPADEFHASNGLSLNVLPVRPNEVIMVAGFPKTKAAMEAAGCKVETFEADALCIACEGGPTCLTRPVLRRAA; via the coding sequence ATGACGGCTTATGGTTCGCAGGAGATGTCGGCCAATCTGATGCGTGTCTTGATGCGCCGGCCGGGTGCGAGCCTTGCCTCGGCCGATCCCGCGAAGTGGCACTACGGCCCGACTTTCGACGGCGAGAAGGCGGTGCGCCAGTATCATGAATTCGCAAGCTTGGTGGAAAAGTCCGGTGCTGAAATCCTCTGGCTGGAGGACAAGGGCGACGGGCTTGCGGACGCGATGTTCACCCATGATCCGTCGCTGATGTCGGACCATGGCGCCATCCTCCTGCGCATGGGCAAGCCGCTGCGCGAAAAGGAAACGGCGCTGCACGAGGCAGCCTACAAGAAGGCCGGCATCCCGATCCTCGGCCGCATCGAATCCCCTGGCACGGTCGAAGGCGGCGACTGCATCTGGCTCGATGCCGAGACGCTGATCGTCGGCCGCGGCGTGCGCACCAACGAGGAGGGCATCGCCCAGCTCTCGGAAATACTCGAGCCGCTCGGTATCACCGTGCTCGGCTACGACCTGCCACTCTGGCACGGCGAGGAAGCCTGCCTGCATCTGATGTCGGTGATGAGCCCGCTGTCGCGCGATCTGGCGCTGGTCTTTGCACCGCTCCTGCCGGCATCCTTCTACCAGCTGCTAAAGGAATGGGGCATCACCCTGATCGAGGCGCCGGCCGACGAATTCCATGCCAGCAACGGGCTGAGCCTCAACGTGCTGCCGGTCCGGCCGAACGAGGTGATCATGGTTGCGGGTTTCCCCAAGACCAAGGCTGCGATGGAAGCGGCCGGCTGCAAGGTGGAGACCTTCGAGGCTGACGCGCTCTGCATCGCCTGCGAGGGTGGGCCGACCTGCCTGACCCGGCCGGTTCTCAGGCGGGCGGCATGA
- a CDS encoding TetR family transcriptional regulator C-terminal domain-containing protein has protein sequence MNRRTFHRAPEGERRQELIQATLDTIAALGLRGATVRAIAIRAGVTAGLVRHYFDSKDQMVAEAYRFMLTTFAAKAADIGGDPRRRLRKFITLNLTAPVADSRSLSLWASFISQVRVDSELAAIHREGYLGFRNDLQGLIRDFLVAESRPASEAVCRRHAIAINGMIDGLWLEGCLAGELFEEAELVAIALSSVEALLGLPLGRDEEAGTALESASDVTTA, from the coding sequence ATGAACCGTCGGACGTTCCATCGTGCGCCGGAGGGAGAGCGGCGGCAGGAACTGATCCAGGCGACGCTCGATACGATCGCCGCGCTTGGCCTGAGAGGCGCGACTGTCCGCGCGATCGCCATCCGGGCAGGGGTGACGGCGGGGTTGGTCCGGCACTATTTTGATTCAAAGGATCAGATGGTGGCTGAGGCCTATCGCTTCATGCTGACGACATTCGCGGCCAAGGCGGCGGACATCGGCGGTGATCCGAGAAGGCGGCTGAGAAAGTTCATTACGCTCAATCTCACCGCGCCGGTCGCCGACAGCCGCAGCTTGTCGCTGTGGGCCTCCTTCATCAGCCAGGTGCGGGTGGACTCCGAACTGGCCGCGATCCACCGCGAAGGCTATCTCGGCTTTCGCAACGACCTGCAGGGGCTGATCCGCGATTTTCTCGTTGCGGAGAGCCGGCCCGCCAGTGAAGCGGTTTGCCGTCGCCATGCGATTGCCATCAACGGCATGATAGACGGGTTGTGGCTGGAGGGGTGCCTTGCGGGCGAGCTGTTCGAGGAGGCGGAATTGGTGGCCATCGCGCTGTCGTCGGTCGAGGCGCTGCTCGGGCTGCCGCTCGGGCGGGATGAAGAGGCAGGTACCGCGCTGGAAAGCGCCAGCGACGTTACAACAGCTTGA
- a CDS encoding pyridoxal phosphate-dependent aminotransferase, translating to MRYSSITDRLADLGSEKWALHIRARQMQASGTNIIQLTIGEPDMPPDASLLAEAQRAMNAGRYRYSNGRGEPSVVKALTARYAKRRPDVTAENVLCFPGTQTALFAVMLGLVEAGDGVLVGDPLYATYDGVIQSTGAHRVTVPLKPEHGFHMQAADLERAVTPACRVLLLNTPHNPTGAVLTAAEIAAIGDVCRRHDLWIVCDEVYEELILSGTFASPFDNPDLAERTIVVSSISKSHAAPGFRSGWAVGPVEFASRLLPVSETMLFGVQPFIADMTAYALTHEIGTAAAMRASYKARADRIVQGLANVPGLVPLPPEAGMFILIDVAGTGLTGEAFAWRLLEEEHVAVMPGASFGEEATYFVRVSLTVPDAAIDEACGRMTKLAIRLLAPKERRA from the coding sequence ATGCGTTATTCATCGATCACCGACCGTCTGGCCGATCTCGGCTCGGAAAAATGGGCGCTGCATATCCGCGCGCGGCAGATGCAGGCGAGCGGAACCAATATCATTCAGCTGACCATCGGCGAGCCCGACATGCCGCCGGATGCTTCGCTGCTCGCTGAGGCGCAGCGGGCGATGAATGCCGGGCGCTATCGCTACTCCAACGGCCGCGGCGAGCCATCGGTGGTCAAGGCGCTGACGGCGCGCTATGCCAAGCGCCGGCCGGACGTGACGGCGGAAAACGTGCTGTGCTTTCCGGGCACGCAGACCGCGCTGTTTGCCGTGATGCTCGGTCTCGTTGAAGCCGGCGACGGGGTGCTGGTCGGTGATCCCCTCTATGCCACCTATGACGGCGTCATCCAATCGACCGGGGCGCACCGCGTGACAGTGCCGCTGAAGCCCGAGCATGGTTTCCACATGCAGGCGGCCGATCTCGAGAGAGCGGTGACGCCGGCCTGCCGGGTGCTGCTGCTGAATACGCCACACAATCCGACAGGCGCCGTGCTGACAGCTGCGGAGATTGCCGCCATCGGTGATGTCTGTCGCCGGCACGATCTCTGGATCGTCTGCGACGAGGTCTATGAGGAACTGATCCTCAGTGGTACGTTTGCCTCGCCCTTCGACAATCCGGACCTTGCCGAACGGACGATCGTCGTTTCGTCGATTTCCAAATCGCACGCCGCACCGGGTTTCCGCAGCGGCTGGGCCGTCGGACCGGTGGAATTCGCCAGCCGGCTGCTGCCGGTGTCCGAAACCATGCTGTTCGGTGTGCAGCCCTTCATTGCCGACATGACGGCCTATGCGCTGACCCATGAGATCGGCACGGCTGCCGCCATGCGCGCCTCCTACAAGGCGCGGGCCGACCGGATCGTGCAGGGGCTTGCGAACGTGCCGGGGCTGGTGCCGCTGCCGCCGGAAGCCGGGATGTTCATCTTGATCGACGTGGCGGGCACCGGCCTGACGGGCGAAGCCTTCGCCTGGAGGCTGCTCGAGGAGGAGCACGTCGCGGTCATGCCGGGCGCGTCCTTTGGTGAAGAGGCAACCTACTTCGTCCGCGTCAGTCTGACGGTACCGGACGCTGCGATCGACGAGGCCTGCGGGCGAATGACAAAGCTGGCGATCCGGCTTCTTGCACCCAAGGAGCGTCGCGCATGA
- a CDS encoding 5-guanidino-2-oxopentanoate decarboxylase — MTETTKTVGEVLVDLLEANGVEVVFGIPGVHTVELYRGLAASKIRHVTPRHEQGAGFMADGYARVSGKPGVALVITGPGLTNTITAMAQARQDSIPMLVVSGVNRRDSLGHGRGLLHELPDQHGMIKTLALYSQTLLNPADLASVVERAFAILTSGRPGPVHIEIPTDVMSAKIAPPVLRKATATRPRADAETLQKAAILCGDAQRPVIICGGGAITAEAEITELAERIGAPVVMTVNARGMLAGHPLRVPASPSLKAVRSLISDADLVIALGTEMGQTDYDMYADGGFPILGNLIRTDIDAAQLARGPHAALSILSGAKAATAGMLVFLTARPAVRGKERAAATRKAVLAGLTAKMRAEIAVIDAIYQALPDCTIVGDSTQAVYAGNLYCDAPRAKSWFNSATGFGALGYAPPASVGAAVADPEKPVICLVGDGGIQFSLAELGSAADAGANVIFLVWNNDGYQEIESYMVEAGVTPEGVKPSAPDFLLAAGAYGVPAVRLSKAGDLAAALVEARKRGGPSLIEIHQTRTAGVTA; from the coding sequence ATGACTGAAACGACGAAGACCGTCGGCGAGGTGCTGGTCGATCTGCTCGAAGCCAATGGTGTCGAAGTCGTTTTTGGCATTCCGGGCGTGCACACCGTCGAGCTCTATCGCGGCCTTGCCGCCTCGAAGATCCGCCACGTGACGCCGCGCCATGAGCAGGGTGCGGGCTTCATGGCAGACGGTTATGCGCGTGTGAGCGGCAAGCCGGGCGTTGCCCTGGTTATTACCGGACCGGGGCTTACCAACACGATTACGGCGATGGCGCAGGCCCGGCAGGATTCCATCCCGATGCTGGTCGTCTCCGGCGTCAACCGGCGGGATTCGCTCGGCCATGGCCGCGGCCTGCTGCACGAACTGCCCGACCAGCACGGCATGATCAAGACGCTGGCGCTCTATTCGCAGACGCTGCTCAATCCGGCCGACCTCGCGTCCGTCGTCGAGCGCGCCTTTGCCATCCTCACCTCCGGCAGGCCGGGGCCGGTGCATATCGAAATCCCGACCGACGTGATGAGCGCGAAGATAGCGCCACCCGTCCTGCGCAAGGCCACCGCGACACGGCCGCGCGCCGATGCCGAGACCCTGCAGAAGGCGGCTATTCTCTGCGGCGATGCGCAGCGCCCTGTCATCATCTGCGGCGGCGGTGCGATCACGGCCGAGGCGGAGATAACGGAACTGGCCGAGCGCATCGGCGCGCCAGTGGTCATGACCGTCAATGCGCGCGGCATGCTGGCGGGCCATCCGCTGCGGGTGCCGGCGAGCCCGAGCCTGAAGGCCGTGCGGTCGCTGATTTCCGACGCGGATCTGGTGATCGCGCTCGGCACCGAAATGGGCCAGACCGACTACGACATGTATGCCGATGGCGGATTTCCGATCCTCGGCAACCTGATCCGGACCGATATCGACGCCGCGCAGCTCGCTCGAGGCCCGCATGCGGCGCTATCGATCCTGTCAGGCGCCAAGGCCGCGACCGCTGGCATGTTGGTGTTCCTGACTGCGAGGCCCGCCGTCAGGGGCAAGGAGCGGGCAGCGGCAACACGCAAGGCGGTGCTGGCCGGGCTGACGGCAAAGATGCGCGCGGAGATCGCCGTCATCGACGCCATCTATCAAGCCCTGCCAGATTGCACGATCGTCGGGGATTCGACACAGGCCGTCTACGCCGGCAATCTCTATTGCGATGCGCCGCGCGCCAAATCCTGGTTCAATTCAGCGACCGGGTTTGGCGCGCTCGGTTATGCGCCGCCTGCGTCTGTTGGCGCCGCCGTGGCTGATCCGGAAAAGCCCGTCATCTGTCTCGTCGGTGATGGCGGCATCCAGTTTTCGCTGGCTGAACTCGGTTCGGCGGCGGATGCCGGTGCCAATGTGATCTTCCTCGTCTGGAACAATGACGGTTATCAGGAAATCGAAAGCTACATGGTCGAGGCGGGGGTCACACCGGAAGGCGTCAAGCCATCGGCTCCCGATTTCCTGCTCGCGGCCGGGGCCTATGGCGTGCCCGCCGTGCGGCTTTCCAAGGCTGGCGATCTTGCCGCGGCACTGGTTGAGGCTCGCAAACGCGGCGGTCCGTCGTTGATCGAAATTCATCAGACGCGAACGGCGGGTGTAACTGCGTGA